The Treponema pectinovorum genome includes a window with the following:
- a CDS encoding YkvA family protein, with product MALKDKKTPIFAKLLAALTLAYAFSPIDLIPDFIPVVGYFDDIIILPILIALTVKFIPSEVLECSRKQSQKFWQEGKHKKWYFAIPVLIIWILLILLVLKFFFVKTKNK from the coding sequence TTGGCTCTAAAAGACAAGAAAACTCCCATTTTTGCAAAGTTACTTGCAGCGCTTACACTTGCATACGCATTTTCTCCAATAGATTTAATACCAGATTTTATTCCAGTTGTTGGATATTTTGATGATATAATAATTTTGCCAATACTTATTGCATTGACCGTAAAGTTTATTCCGAGCGAAGTTTTGGAATGCAGCAGAAAACAATCACAAAAATTTTGGCAGGAAGGTAAACATAAAAAATGGTACTTTGCAATTCCTGTTTTGATAATCTGGATTTTATTGATATTGCTGGTTTTGAAATTCTTTTTTGTAAAAACAAAGAATAAATAA
- a CDS encoding UxaA family hydrolase has product MSKIAIRINPADIVAVALQPLAKGTSVSLEAMENAPALTVTLKEDIVPGHKFALRNIKKDEPIIKYGYPIGAASQNIEEGAHVHSHNIHTLLSEKFEYSYNEKAAKTAYENWFKETESLRKNIPTVNVYKRPDGRVGSRNEIWIVPLVGCVNKISETLTAWANGKFLGGEPGPNVEGGLEGVFTWTHPYGCSQMGGDKETTAKILADLVHHPNAGGVLVVSLGCEENNIPYFKEFLGEYDENRVKFMTSQLCDDELEEGKKLITELVDYVKDFKREPAPLSEVVLGMKCGGSDGMSGITANALIGRVCDALTGMGGKVMLTEVPEMFGAEQMLMNRAVNKEVFEKTVDLINNFKDYYTKHDQVCYENPSPGNKAGGITTLEDKSLGCVQKGGKAPVMGVLKYGERIKEKGLSLLEGPGNDIVSTTDLASAGANIILFSTGRGTPLGSPVPTIKIATNHPLAEKKSNWIDFDAARLLDEPSDEVRDSLLQQICDVVSGRLMAKNEKNNYREIAIFKDGVTL; this is encoded by the coding sequence ATGAGCAAAATCGCTATAAGAATCAATCCAGCAGACATTGTTGCAGTTGCACTCCAGCCTTTAGCAAAGGGAACTTCTGTTTCTCTTGAAGCTATGGAAAACGCTCCTGCACTTACTGTAACGCTCAAAGAGGACATTGTTCCTGGTCATAAATTTGCTCTTCGCAATATAAAAAAAGATGAACCTATAATAAAATACGGTTATCCGATCGGTGCAGCTTCTCAGAATATTGAAGAGGGTGCACATGTTCACTCGCACAATATTCACACTCTTCTTTCTGAAAAATTTGAATATTCATACAACGAAAAAGCGGCAAAAACTGCTTACGAAAATTGGTTTAAAGAAACTGAATCTTTACGCAAAAATATTCCAACCGTAAATGTTTATAAACGCCCAGATGGTCGCGTTGGAAGCCGAAACGAAATTTGGATTGTTCCACTTGTTGGCTGCGTCAATAAAATTTCTGAAACTCTTACAGCATGGGCAAACGGCAAATTCCTTGGTGGCGAACCTGGTCCAAATGTTGAAGGCGGCCTTGAAGGCGTATTTACCTGGACTCATCCTTATGGTTGTTCGCAGATGGGTGGCGACAAAGAAACAACTGCTAAAATTCTTGCCGATTTAGTTCATCATCCTAATGCAGGAGGCGTCTTAGTTGTTTCGCTCGGTTGTGAAGAAAACAATATTCCATATTTCAAAGAATTTTTGGGCGAATATGATGAAAACCGCGTAAAATTTATGACTTCTCAACTTTGCGATGACGAACTTGAAGAAGGAAAAAAACTCATAACAGAACTTGTTGACTATGTTAAGGATTTTAAACGAGAACCTGCTCCGCTTTCTGAAGTTGTTTTGGGTATGAAGTGTGGAGGTTCTGACGGTATGTCTGGAATAACTGCAAATGCTCTTATAGGGCGAGTTTGCGACGCTTTAACTGGAATGGGTGGAAAAGTAATGTTGACAGAAGTTCCAGAAATGTTTGGCGCAGAGCAAATGTTGATGAACAGAGCGGTTAATAAAGAAGTTTTTGAAAAAACCGTCGACCTTATAAACAACTTTAAAGACTATTACACAAAACACGATCAAGTTTGCTACGAAAATCCATCTCCTGGAAACAAAGCAGGCGGAATTACAACTTTGGAAGATAAATCGTTGGGTTGTGTTCAAAAAGGTGGAAAAGCTCCAGTTATGGGCGTTCTAAAATACGGCGAAAGAATTAAAGAAAAGGGACTTTCGCTTTTGGAAGGACCCGGAAACGACATTGTTTCGACTACGGATTTAGCTTCTGCTGGTGCAAACATAATTCTTTTCTCTACAGGGCGAGGAACTCCACTTGGCTCTCCAGTTCCTACAATTAAAATTGCAACAAACCATCCGCTTGCAGAAAAAAAATCTAACTGGATTGATTTTGATGCAGCAAGGCTCTTAGACGAACCAAGCGATGAAGTTAGAGATTCTCTTTTGCAGCAGATTTGCGATGTCGTTTCTGGAAGACTTATGGCTAAAAACGAAAAAAATAACTATCGAGAAATTGCAATTTTTAAAGATGGCGTAACTCTGTAA
- a CDS encoding UvrD-helicase domain-containing protein, with product MNEEKKRSPLPEQQRAIESIKNTVVAAGAGSGKTTVLSQRFLNLVKKFNYSVDEILTLTFTKKATVEMSERIYKVLKNEAPEQAALFYKANIKTLDSYCNSVAKLGSRFYGISPDFTQDEKKVFAQVREKALPFILEHRENPAIKHFVKIQDYEQIAEDLFVEPILKKSKIAEPIDFYGDLEKQYKKIEIEWEKTVQSIHGLLEEAERFEDEFEGNRETNFFQAYLKIKNSTEIPEAIFISAQQLKDKNYQDEISDKNFTLEKYVFSLTQFKYPKAGNTKGGKEFSCLVDELRKNLSYLISLFNYIYGIPFVNELIPLLQEFQQIVMETKRSLNCLTFSDISNMALCILREHPEIRLLEKKKYKAIMIDEFQDNNKDQRDMLFLLAEKIERQEKGVPSIAEILPDKLFFVGDEKQSIYKFRGADVEVFNNLTKDFQDGKLEMATNHRSHPELIAAFNTIFGGEKYPLNNTKCSENLPSVFYKETQINVEIPSYEAIYHNVCIPDYKDKTIKEKRIHLAFFEKDEEQEENSLFKESAEAQWVALKIKEKIENGINPSDIVILMNTYSHQAVFERTFLAHGIPYNTENIKGFFSDGPVCDITSYLRLCAYPKDRLAYAQVLRSPFVNLSLQESEAVLSQNLEPFANESENLLEEDSLLRFRQASIFFERVKNFSKENSLAKTISLLWYEGGYRFETMWNKSVENYGKLYDLLFELSRQADEANLNLASFVDSLDSYSEENSSLEINIPLEKSDGVHIMSIHKSKGLEFKIVFVCNTQNSKGYSKNDMPIYLSRDFGITVNSPLCETFSDSAKNFFFEYAKEENYAMQSAEMRRLTYVALTRAIDEVFITNGKYSKKGWDKSHKYLPGNEGKILSIYDCLSPIVDFYQEDENKVFSPFTEIEYIPQYPRSEIFIESGRKNISSEKTKFVKGLRNKNPYENSQLLKKEIVEKIHLSPSKLYKEEFEENTSDIKNLPYAQINEIVESQRHKNFGYNDFGTIAHAYMESAINKTEDKIPYSNKDITHLDGNREDLLIIEEACIKMKEEFKNSQIGKKAINSVWHRAEESFRSRIGDKIVNGTIDLVFKDENGDFVIVDYKTNQDIKPELYYVQLASYAQAVSQMYGVQPEKIRCFLYYLRFAKEIEISDECRKIDLNATIEKYLYDNNEE from the coding sequence ATGAACGAAGAGAAAAAAAGGAGTCCTCTGCCAGAACAGCAGAGAGCTATAGAAAGCATAAAAAATACTGTGGTTGCCGCTGGCGCAGGCTCTGGGAAAACAACCGTTCTTTCGCAACGATTTCTAAATCTGGTCAAAAAATTTAATTATTCAGTGGACGAAATTTTGACTTTAACTTTTACAAAAAAAGCGACTGTTGAAATGTCCGAAAGGATTTACAAGGTTCTAAAAAACGAGGCTCCTGAACAAGCGGCTCTGTTTTATAAAGCAAATATAAAAACTTTGGATAGTTATTGTAACAGTGTCGCAAAACTCGGTTCCAGATTTTATGGAATTAGTCCGGATTTTACGCAAGACGAAAAAAAAGTTTTTGCTCAGGTAAGGGAAAAAGCGCTGCCGTTTATTTTGGAGCACAGGGAAAATCCTGCAATAAAGCATTTTGTAAAAATTCAGGATTATGAACAGATTGCAGAAGATTTATTTGTAGAACCAATTTTAAAAAAATCAAAAATTGCAGAGCCCATAGATTTTTATGGCGATTTGGAAAAGCAGTATAAAAAAATTGAAATTGAATGGGAAAAAACGGTTCAGTCGATACACGGGCTTCTTGAAGAAGCAGAAAGATTTGAAGATGAATTTGAAGGAAATCGGGAAACAAATTTTTTTCAAGCTTACCTTAAAATAAAAAATTCTACAGAAATTCCAGAAGCAATATTCATTTCTGCACAGCAGTTAAAAGATAAAAATTATCAAGATGAAATATCAGATAAAAATTTTACGCTGGAAAAATATGTTTTTAGTTTAACTCAATTTAAGTATCCAAAGGCAGGAAATACAAAGGGAGGAAAAGAATTTTCCTGTCTGGTTGACGAATTGCGAAAAAATCTTTCATATCTGATTTCGCTTTTTAACTACATTTACGGAATTCCTTTTGTAAACGAATTGATTCCTCTCCTGCAAGAATTTCAGCAGATTGTTATGGAAACAAAACGTTCTTTGAATTGCCTTACTTTTTCGGACATTTCCAATATGGCTCTCTGTATTTTGCGTGAACATCCTGAAATTAGACTTTTGGAAAAGAAAAAATACAAAGCGATAATGATTGATGAATTTCAGGATAACAACAAAGACCAGCGGGATATGCTTTTTCTCCTTGCAGAAAAAATTGAACGACAGGAAAAAGGCGTTCCTTCAATCGCAGAAATTTTGCCGGACAAGTTATTTTTTGTTGGCGATGAAAAACAGAGTATTTATAAATTTCGTGGAGCAGATGTAGAAGTATTCAACAATCTTACAAAGGATTTTCAAGACGGAAAACTCGAAATGGCGACAAATCATCGCTCGCACCCTGAGCTTATAGCCGCTTTTAACACGATTTTTGGTGGAGAAAAATATCCTCTGAACAATACAAAATGCAGCGAAAATTTACCCTCAGTTTTTTATAAAGAAACGCAAATCAATGTGGAGATTCCAAGTTATGAAGCGATTTATCACAATGTTTGCATTCCAGACTATAAAGATAAGACGATAAAAGAAAAGCGGATTCACCTTGCGTTTTTTGAGAAAGATGAAGAGCAGGAAGAAAATTCACTCTTTAAAGAAAGTGCAGAAGCGCAATGGGTTGCTTTAAAAATAAAAGAAAAAATTGAAAATGGAATAAATCCGTCTGATATAGTGATATTGATGAATACGTATTCGCATCAGGCAGTTTTTGAGCGTACATTTTTGGCTCACGGAATTCCGTATAATACTGAAAATATAAAGGGATTTTTTTCTGACGGTCCAGTTTGCGATATAACTTCGTATCTGCGTTTGTGTGCTTATCCAAAAGATAGACTCGCTTATGCACAGGTTTTGCGTTCACCTTTTGTAAACCTTTCTTTGCAGGAAAGTGAAGCGGTTTTATCACAAAATTTAGAACCCTTTGCAAACGAAAGTGAAAATCTTTTAGAAGAAGATTCGCTTTTAAGATTTAGACAAGCATCGATTTTTTTTGAACGAGTAAAAAATTTTTCCAAAGAAAATTCGCTTGCAAAAACAATTTCTCTGCTTTGGTATGAAGGCGGATATCGCTTTGAAACTATGTGGAATAAATCTGTAGAAAATTACGGAAAACTCTACGATTTGCTTTTTGAACTTTCCAGGCAAGCAGATGAAGCAAATTTGAATCTTGCAAGTTTTGTAGACAGTTTAGATTCATATAGCGAGGAAAATTCTTCGTTAGAAATAAATATTCCGCTTGAAAAATCAGATGGCGTTCACATAATGTCGATTCACAAGAGCAAGGGTCTTGAATTTAAAATCGTTTTTGTCTGCAACACTCAAAATTCAAAAGGATATTCAAAAAATGATATGCCAATTTATTTAAGCCGCGATTTTGGAATTACCGTAAATAGTCCCTTGTGCGAAACTTTTAGCGATTCTGCAAAAAATTTTTTCTTTGAATATGCAAAGGAAGAAAATTATGCAATGCAGAGTGCAGAAATGCGCCGTCTGACTTATGTTGCACTCACTCGTGCCATCGATGAAGTTTTTATAACAAACGGCAAATATTCAAAAAAAGGCTGGGATAAGAGTCATAAGTATTTGCCAGGGAACGAAGGAAAAATCTTGAGCATTTACGATTGTCTTTCGCCAATAGTCGATTTTTATCAAGAAGATGAAAACAAAGTTTTTTCTCCGTTTACAGAAATCGAGTATATTCCGCAATATCCACGAAGCGAGATTTTTATTGAAAGCGGAAGAAAAAATATTTCAAGCGAAAAAACTAAATTTGTAAAAGGACTCAGGAACAAAAATCCCTATGAAAATTCGCAGTTGTTAAAAAAAGAAATCGTAGAAAAGATTCATCTTTCTCCGAGCAAACTTTATAAAGAAGAATTTGAAGAAAATACAAGCGATATAAAAAATCTGCCCTATGCGCAAATAAACGAAATTGTCGAAAGTCAAAGGCACAAAAATTTTGGGTATAACGATTTTGGAACGATTGCGCACGCATATATGGAAAGCGCAATAAATAAAACAGAAGACAAAATTCCTTACAGCAATAAAGATATAACCCATCTTGACGGTAACCGCGAAGACTTGCTGATAATTGAAGAAGCCTGCATAAAAATGAAAGAAGAATTTAAAAATTCGCAAATTGGGAAAAAGGCGATAAATTCTGTTTGGCATAGAGCAGAAGAATCTTTTAGAAGCCGGATTGGAGATAAAATTGTAAACGGAACGATAGATTTAGTTTTTAAAGATGAAAATGGCGACTTTGTGATTGTTGATTATAAGACAAATCAGGATATAAAACCTGAACTTTACTATGTTCAACTCGCTTCTTATGCACAGGCTGTTTCCCAGATGTATGGTGTGCAACCCGAAAAAATTCGCTGTTTTTTATATTACTTACGATTTGCAAAAGAAATTGAAATTAGCGATGAATGCAGAAAAATCGATTTAAATGCAACTATAGAAAAATATTTATATGACAATAACGAAGAATAA
- a CDS encoding PD-(D/E)XK nuclease family protein, translated as MQENLIEKNLRENIRDENCIFVFPTEISASMWADRIIFTSDCSAVSMERFLAWDKFKAQAVRGENQGKESIPATMRSIFASLVIQENAKNPFFKNLIPQEFAKTASSFTNWLASILPSLGLWKEFSEKNGGAKDLEDFDLEELYKRYKAFLDKYNLFDPAWERPPFKNNGKKYVIFFPEINSDWEEYRSILENSTEFIKIVRVSDEEKILGGVKVFNNSRVEIKNLASEISILNRKKGVPWSQIAVSVPDLELFGPYIDREFELMEIPHVMRFSRALDATGAGCLFRQIKECAESQNAYESIKNFLLNNELPWKTGDLGEKLVQYGRENHCICSFKYEGKNIDIWKESFKENRPEEIVESFYNKLKKSLELFKSAKTFAQVRENYFSFRTQFFDMNLCSQKTNNILSRCISELGAIIDLEGKYEECIVPCPFDFFVDFLSDVKYLEQAEEGGVQIYPYKTAACAPFSCHFVVDSSQNSLNVAYKELSFLNDEKRTRLLKRDETNVSDKYIWLYLMNSVGEQVQFSCSKRTLDGYSQAVSYLREVDLDKIDDEEKLFPENPYNAEKKWFCGEKIEFPKVITQIQSESFFNWLKIQKTQASPQEKSILALSDITFGNDKNGKQKKLHISATGLKKFYSCPRIYFFEKILNLKKQENAGELIDQYASGNLYHKILECFCKKLLKDRIQLKIEENALSPEFAKMLKISIDEAINSCENGESSYLKKQLLNTTKQTISDVIFKFVTHFCTVFNGCFVEKTEGSFYFSEEGKDYSFMGKIDCLLKDAANEQYYLVDFKNSKYAIPENLFYEIPQNENDEKEIALEEQDLPDFQMPLYVFLLENQEKPIKVENAAFFDISNAVCVPVFGKEIAGRAGKNREEIFNYDDFRATIEKTKQASFNFVNRIKDGDFRLNDKIQTFTKCSACDYRTICRKTFNVAKGE; from the coding sequence ATGCAAGAAAATTTAATTGAAAAAAATCTGAGGGAAAACATAAGGGATGAAAATTGTATTTTCGTTTTTCCGACAGAAATTTCCGCTTCGATGTGGGCAGATAGGATAATTTTTACAAGCGACTGTTCCGCAGTGAGCATGGAAAGATTTCTCGCATGGGACAAATTTAAAGCGCAGGCGGTTCGTGGTGAAAATCAAGGCAAAGAGTCTATTCCTGCAACGATGCGTTCTATTTTTGCTTCGTTGGTAATTCAAGAAAATGCTAAAAATCCTTTTTTTAAAAATTTAATTCCACAAGAATTTGCAAAGACAGCTTCGAGTTTTACAAATTGGCTCGCATCGATTTTACCTTCTTTGGGATTGTGGAAAGAATTTTCTGAGAAAAATGGTGGTGCTAAAGATTTAGAAGATTTTGACCTTGAAGAACTTTATAAAAGATATAAAGCATTTTTGGATAAGTACAATCTTTTTGATCCTGCGTGGGAACGTCCGCCTTTTAAAAATAATGGCAAAAAATATGTGATTTTTTTTCCAGAGATAAATTCCGATTGGGAAGAATATCGCTCGATTTTGGAGAATTCAACGGAATTCATAAAAATAGTTAGAGTTTCTGATGAAGAAAAAATTTTGGGCGGAGTAAAAGTTTTTAATAATTCACGGGTTGAAATAAAAAATTTGGCGAGCGAGATTTCTATCCTAAATAGAAAAAAAGGAGTTCCCTGGTCGCAGATTGCTGTTAGCGTTCCAGATTTAGAACTTTTTGGGCCTTATATTGACCGCGAATTTGAACTGATGGAAATTCCTCATGTTATGAGATTTTCAAGAGCATTGGACGCAACTGGAGCTGGCTGCCTTTTTAGACAAATAAAAGAATGTGCGGAAAGTCAAAACGCTTATGAATCTATAAAAAATTTTCTTTTGAACAATGAGCTTCCGTGGAAAACTGGCGATTTGGGTGAAAAATTGGTTCAATACGGAAGAGAAAATCACTGTATATGCAGTTTTAAATATGAAGGGAAAAATATTGATATATGGAAAGAATCTTTTAAAGAAAATCGTCCAGAAGAAATTGTTGAAAGTTTTTACAATAAATTAAAAAAATCGCTGGAGCTTTTTAAAAGCGCAAAGACTTTTGCTCAAGTTCGCGAAAATTATTTTTCGTTTAGAACTCAATTTTTTGATATGAACCTTTGCAGTCAAAAAACAAACAACATATTGAGCCGCTGCATAAGCGAATTGGGGGCAATAATCGATTTAGAAGGAAAATACGAAGAATGTATTGTTCCTTGTCCTTTTGATTTTTTTGTCGATTTTTTGTCGGATGTAAAATATCTTGAACAGGCAGAAGAAGGTGGTGTTCAGATTTATCCTTATAAAACTGCGGCCTGTGCACCTTTTTCGTGCCATTTTGTCGTAGATTCAAGCCAGAATTCCTTAAATGTTGCGTATAAAGAACTTTCATTTTTAAATGATGAAAAAAGAACTCGTCTTTTAAAAAGAGATGAAACAAATGTTTCAGATAAATATATTTGGCTTTATCTTATGAACAGCGTTGGCGAGCAAGTTCAATTTTCCTGTTCAAAGCGAACTTTAGACGGTTATTCGCAGGCGGTAAGTTATTTAAGAGAAGTTGATTTAGATAAAATTGATGATGAAGAAAAACTTTTTCCAGAAAATCCTTATAACGCAGAGAAAAAATGGTTTTGTGGCGAAAAAATAGAATTTCCTAAAGTGATTACGCAAATTCAAAGTGAAAGTTTTTTTAATTGGCTCAAAATTCAAAAAACACAGGCGAGTCCTCAGGAAAAATCTATTCTTGCTCTAAGCGATATTACTTTTGGTAATGATAAAAATGGAAAACAAAAAAAACTTCATATTTCTGCGACGGGTTTGAAAAAATTTTATTCTTGTCCAAGAATTTATTTTTTTGAAAAAATCTTGAATCTTAAAAAGCAAGAAAATGCTGGAGAGTTGATTGACCAATATGCCAGCGGAAATTTATATCACAAAATACTCGAGTGTTTTTGTAAAAAGCTTTTAAAAGATAGAATTCAATTAAAAATTGAAGAGAATGCTCTTTCGCCAGAATTTGCTAAAATGCTGAAAATTTCAATTGACGAAGCGATAAATTCCTGCGAAAACGGCGAAAGTAGTTATTTAAAAAAACAGCTTTTGAACACGACAAAACAGACGATAAGCGATGTTATTTTTAAGTTTGTAACACATTTTTGTACAGTTTTTAACGGTTGTTTTGTTGAAAAAACAGAAGGCAGTTTTTATTTTTCTGAGGAAGGCAAGGATTATAGCTTTATGGGAAAAATCGACTGTCTTTTAAAAGATGCAGCAAACGAGCAGTATTATCTTGTAGATTTTAAAAATTCGAAATATGCAATTCCTGAAAATTTGTTTTACGAAATTCCTCAAAACGAAAATGATGAAAAAGAAATTGCGTTAGAAGAACAAGATTTACCGGATTTTCAAATGCCACTATATGTTTTCCTTTTGGAAAATCAGGAAAAACCAATAAAGGTCGAAAATGCTGCTTTTTTTGATATTTCAAATGCAGTCTGTGTTCCAGTTTTTGGAAAAGAAATTGCAGGTCGTGCAGGAAAAAATCGGGAAGAAATTTTTAACTACGATGATTTTAGAGCAACGATTGAAAAGACCAAACAAGCCTCTTTTAATTTTGTAAACCGAATAAAAGATGGCGATTTTAGATTGAATGATAAAATTCAGACTTTTACAAAGTGTTCAGCGTGCGATTACAGAACAATTTGCAGAAAAACATTTAATGTAGCAAAAGGCGAATAG
- the uxaC gene encoding glucuronate isomerase has translation MKKFMDKNFLLETKTAQKLFDACKDEPLWDYHCHLIPAQIAENKKFKNLTEIWLGGDHYKWRQMRTYGVTEDYITGDKPDYEKFLKWAETIEHLIGNPLYHWTHMELQRYFGIYEPLTVESAPRIWEKANAMLQTDELSVKGIFEKFHVYAVGTTDDPIDDLEYHKAIAAGTAPIGKINTKVRPSYRPDKALNINLPTYKDYMKKLSEVSGIDIKTSDDVIAALIKRLDYFVEVGCKASDHALEYPPCKVDTDANIDAVVARALKGEVISESEAEAYKTKVLVALGRAYAERGIVQQWHMNAIRDNNKAMFKKLGPDTGFDGSHDKPMAENLAGLLSLIEAAGGTPKTILYTLNPKDYYSMGTIMGCFQGGGIKGKIQMGSGWWFCDHKDGMEQQIKVLGNLGMIPAFVGMLTDSRSFLSYSRHEYFRRILCNIIGTWVENGEYPDDEKMLTKIVKDISFGNALNYFGK, from the coding sequence ATGAAAAAATTCATGGACAAAAATTTTTTGCTAGAAACAAAAACTGCTCAAAAACTTTTTGACGCTTGCAAAGATGAACCGCTTTGGGACTACCATTGCCACCTTATTCCTGCTCAAATTGCAGAAAATAAAAAATTCAAAAATTTAACAGAAATTTGGCTTGGTGGAGACCACTACAAATGGCGCCAGATGAGAACTTACGGAGTTACCGAGGACTACATCACAGGCGATAAACCAGATTATGAAAAATTCTTAAAATGGGCAGAAACGATTGAGCATCTCATCGGAAATCCTCTTTACCATTGGACACATATGGAACTCCAGCGCTATTTTGGAATTTATGAACCACTCACTGTAGAATCAGCACCTCGCATCTGGGAAAAAGCAAATGCAATGCTACAGACAGATGAACTTTCTGTAAAAGGAATTTTCGAGAAATTTCATGTTTATGCAGTAGGAACAACAGACGACCCAATCGATGACCTTGAATACCACAAGGCAATCGCAGCAGGAACCGCTCCTATCGGAAAAATCAACACAAAGGTTCGCCCTTCATATCGCCCAGACAAAGCATTAAATATCAACCTTCCAACTTATAAAGATTATATGAAAAAACTTTCAGAAGTTTCTGGAATCGATATTAAAACTTCAGATGATGTAATTGCTGCTCTCATAAAACGCCTCGATTACTTTGTCGAAGTTGGTTGCAAAGCGTCAGACCATGCACTTGAATATCCTCCTTGCAAAGTAGACACAGATGCAAACATCGATGCAGTTGTTGCACGTGCATTAAAAGGCGAAGTTATTTCAGAAAGCGAAGCAGAAGCATACAAAACAAAAGTTTTAGTAGCACTCGGACGCGCTTATGCAGAAAGAGGAATCGTACAGCAGTGGCACATGAATGCAATCCGCGACAACAATAAAGCAATGTTCAAAAAATTAGGTCCGGACACAGGATTCGACGGTTCACACGACAAGCCAATGGCAGAAAATCTTGCTGGTCTTCTTTCTCTTATCGAAGCAGCAGGCGGAACTCCAAAAACAATTCTCTATACTTTAAATCCAAAAGATTACTATTCTATGGGTACAATTATGGGTTGCTTCCAGGGTGGAGGAATCAAAGGCAAAATTCAGATGGGTTCAGGCTGGTGGTTCTGTGACCACAAAGATGGAATGGAACAGCAGATAAAAGTTCTGGGCAATCTCGGAATGATACCTGCATTTGTCGGAATGTTAACCGATTCCCGCTCGTTCCTCTCTTATTCGCGCCACGAATATTTCCGCCGCATACTCTGCAACATCATTGGAACTTGGGTAGAAAACGGTGAATATCCTGATGACGAAAAAATGCTCACAAAAATAGTAAAAGACATAAGCTTTGGCAATGCACTTAACTACTTTGGAAAATAA
- a CDS encoding putative ABC transporter permease produces MSFLLVILFLFFAGSSLGWVLEVFWRRFFSANNPERKWINPGFFIGPYLPLYGFSLIILFSLSFIDVSFVENKILQKIVLFVFMAISITFLEYIGGLIFIKGMNIKLWDYSGMWGNFQGLICPLYTFFWYLLSALYYFILHPRILDWLYWFTNHLAFCFFVGFFYGVFAVDLGYSLNLMAKIRKFATQSEFVVKLENLKHTIRKINDENKEKVHFWLTTKSKNVGLKEAIERMKEKIEKNDV; encoded by the coding sequence ATGAGTTTTTTGCTTGTCATATTATTTTTATTTTTTGCAGGAAGTTCTCTTGGTTGGGTTCTTGAAGTTTTTTGGCGCCGTTTTTTTAGTGCAAACAATCCTGAACGCAAATGGATAAATCCCGGTTTTTTTATTGGGCCATATTTGCCATTGTATGGTTTTAGTTTAATCATTCTTTTTTCGCTTAGTTTTATTGATGTGAGTTTTGTTGAGAACAAGATTTTGCAAAAAATTGTACTATTTGTTTTTATGGCGATTTCAATTACTTTTCTTGAATACATTGGCGGTTTGATTTTTATTAAAGGAATGAATATAAAACTGTGGGATTATTCTGGAATGTGGGGAAATTTTCAGGGGCTTATTTGTCCGCTGTATACTTTTTTTTGGTATCTGTTGAGCGCCTTGTATTATTTTATTCTGCATCCGAGAATCTTAGACTGGCTTTATTGGTTCACCAATCATTTGGCTTTTTGCTTTTTTGTTGGATTTTTTTATGGTGTTTTTGCTGTGGATTTAGGATATTCGCTTAATTTGATGGCGAAGATTAGAAAATTTGCAACGCAGAGCGAATTCGTAGTAAAGCTTGAAAATCTTAAACACACTATAAGAAAAATCAATGATGAAAATAAAGAAAAAGTTCACTTTTGGCTCACTACAAAATCTAAAAATGTTGGATTAAAGGAAGCGATTGAGCGGATGAAAGAAAAAATTGAAAAAAATGATGTTTAA